The Flaviramulus sp. BrNp1-15 genome has a window encoding:
- a CDS encoding CAP domain-containing protein, with amino-acid sequence MKKLLLLVLIIILNISFTSCSIENDDLQVPDLYHSENIKVVYSEIDYEIAELINAYRASKELLPLNILNQASKEAITHNVYMVEQGEASHDFFYLRSENLKNEVNAKRVSENVGYGYSSAQAIVNAWLKSDEHRKNIENPEFTDIGISTKKDENGRNYFTNIFVNR; translated from the coding sequence ATGAAAAAATTATTATTACTTGTTCTTATAATCATATTAAATATTTCTTTTACGTCTTGTTCAATTGAGAATGATGATTTGCAGGTTCCAGACCTATATCATTCTGAAAATATAAAAGTGGTATATTCTGAAATTGATTATGAAATTGCAGAATTAATAAACGCTTATAGAGCTTCAAAAGAACTACTACCACTAAATATTCTTAATCAGGCATCAAAAGAAGCCATCACACATAATGTGTATATGGTTGAGCAAGGAGAAGCTAGTCATGACTTTTTCTACCTCAGGTCTGAAAATTTAAAAAATGAGGTTAATGCAAAAAGGGTTTCAGAAAATGTAGGTTACGGGTATTCTTCTGCTCAAGCTATTGTAAATGCATGGTTAAAAAGTGATGAACATAGAAAAAACATTGAAAACCCTGAGTTTACAGATATAGGAATTTCAACCAAAAAAGACGAAAATGGTAGAAATTATTTTACAAATATTTTCGTAAATAGGTAA